One window of the Streptomyces sp. ITFR-21 genome contains the following:
- a CDS encoding sulfotransferase family protein, producing the protein MNASTLPPVLALWSPPRSMSTAFFRMMAQRGDFRMHHEPFSDLAARQPYVVDGTPLTTPEQVFWTFVESSAGTPVFFKDTTEYPHVRLFDELPFVERVTHTFIIREPRRAIESHYAMNPGVTLAEVGFEHLYQIFERVRTETGRAPAVIDADVLIERPVETVRAYCDTVGIAFDEGALSWSPGERSEWSRTSHWHKDVADSSGFRQSSRQYEVTVDNNAKLAGYYRHHLPFYEQLRAGALAVPAAG; encoded by the coding sequence GTGAACGCTTCTACCCTGCCGCCGGTGCTGGCCCTGTGGAGCCCGCCCCGGTCGATGTCGACCGCCTTCTTCCGGATGATGGCGCAGCGCGGCGACTTCCGTATGCACCACGAGCCGTTCTCCGACCTGGCCGCGCGGCAGCCGTACGTGGTCGACGGAACGCCCCTGACCACGCCGGAGCAGGTCTTCTGGACGTTCGTGGAGAGTTCGGCCGGCACGCCGGTGTTCTTCAAGGACACCACCGAGTACCCGCATGTGCGGCTCTTCGACGAACTGCCGTTCGTGGAACGGGTGACGCACACCTTCATCATCCGTGAGCCGCGGCGTGCCATCGAGTCGCACTACGCGATGAACCCCGGCGTGACGCTCGCCGAGGTCGGCTTCGAGCACCTGTACCAGATCTTCGAGCGGGTCAGGACCGAGACCGGCCGTGCCCCGGCCGTGATCGACGCCGACGTACTGATCGAACGCCCGGTCGAGACCGTCCGGGCGTACTGCGACACGGTCGGCATCGCCTTCGACGAGGGGGCGCTGTCGTGGTCGCCGGGCGAGCGCTCGGAGTGGAGCCGTACCAGCCACTGGCACAAGGACGTCGCCGACAGCTCCGGGTTCCGGCAGAGCAGCAGGCAGTACGAGGTGACGGTCGACAACAACGCGAAGCTCGCCGGCTACTACCGGCACCACCTCCCCTTCTACGAGCAGCTCCGGGCCGGTGCGCTCGCGGTGCCGGCCGCCGGCTGA
- a CDS encoding aldo/keto reductase, translating to MRYRTFGRLGWNVAEVGYGMWGVGAGPGGWQGADDETSLAALQLSVDLGCNVFDTAWIYGRGHSEVLLGRLLKDNPRADLKIFSKIPPKDRNWPSARDSDIDDVFPLDHVMEYTEKSLKNLDTARIDLMQFHVWEDAWLRDDRWLATVDALRSSGMVDGIGISINRWEPWNAVAALRTGLVDSVQVIYNIFDQAPEDELFPVCRELDIAVIARVPFDEGTLTGTLTKDTTWPEGDWRASYFVPENLTASVDRAEALKKILPADMTLPELALRFILQNEDVHTVIPGMRSPAHVRTNIAVSDGSRLSGPMIDQLRAHRWDRSPTEWSQ from the coding sequence ATGCGGTATCGGACCTTCGGCCGGCTCGGCTGGAACGTCGCTGAAGTGGGTTACGGGATGTGGGGGGTCGGTGCCGGGCCCGGCGGCTGGCAGGGCGCCGACGACGAGACGAGCCTGGCCGCGCTCCAGCTGTCCGTCGACCTCGGCTGCAACGTCTTCGACACCGCCTGGATCTACGGCCGCGGCCACAGCGAGGTCCTGCTCGGCAGGCTCCTCAAGGACAACCCGCGGGCCGACCTCAAGATCTTCAGCAAGATCCCGCCGAAGGACCGGAACTGGCCGTCCGCGCGGGACTCCGACATCGACGACGTCTTCCCGCTCGACCATGTCATGGAGTACACCGAGAAGAGCCTGAAGAACCTCGACACGGCGCGGATCGACCTGATGCAGTTCCACGTCTGGGAGGACGCCTGGCTGCGGGACGACCGCTGGCTGGCGACGGTCGACGCCCTGAGGTCCTCCGGCATGGTCGACGGCATCGGCATCAGCATCAACCGGTGGGAGCCGTGGAACGCGGTGGCCGCCCTCAGGACCGGTCTGGTCGACAGCGTCCAGGTCATCTACAACATCTTCGACCAGGCGCCCGAGGACGAGCTCTTCCCGGTCTGCCGCGAGCTGGACATCGCGGTGATCGCCCGGGTGCCCTTCGACGAGGGCACCCTCACCGGGACGCTGACCAAGGACACCACGTGGCCCGAAGGGGACTGGCGCGCCTCCTACTTCGTGCCGGAGAACCTGACGGCCAGTGTGGACCGCGCGGAGGCGCTGAAGAAGATCCTGCCGGCGGACATGACGCTGCCGGAGCTGGCGCTGCGCTTCATCCTGCAGAACGAGGACGTGCACACGGTGATCCCGGGCATGCGCAGCCCGGCACACGTCCGTACCAATATCGCGGTGAGCGACGGCAGTCGGCTCTCCGGCCCGATGATCGACCAGCTCCGCGCCCACCGCTGGGACCGGAGCCCGACGGAATGGTCCCAGTGA